Genomic segment of Picrophilus oshimae DSM 9789:
GCACCAAATATAACAACATTGTTCGTTAGCAAGGATCCTAAATATAATCATTACTACTTTCCACCAGGACAGCCTGTTACATTAATAACAAACGATGCCGTTTATCCATTTAATTTAAGCTATTTCAGACAGGCAATAAGTCTTTCAATAAATAGAACTGAGATCTGTCAGGTTGGCGAGTACGGCTATGAAAAACCAGCAAATGCAGCAAACATACTTGCCCAGCAGATGTTCTGGCTTAATTCAACAAATGCTAAAATGGCAGAATATTTATCAGAGTACAATCCATCAGCAGCCATAAAATTACTTGAAAAACACGGCTTTACGTTAAAGTCTGGAAGATTATATAATCCAAACGGTACCGAAATACCGGCACTTACAATAATGTCTGTTGCAGGATACACTGACTGGGATACGGATATATCGATAATAGCATCTGAACTCTCGGCCATTGGACTTAAAGTAAACATTGAAACTCCCACATCAAGTGTTGTTGCCTCTGATATTGCAACAGGCAATTTTGAAATGGCACAGGATACAGTCACTGGAATAGGACCAAATCCATGGTATGACTACTCAGGTCTTGTAGGGAGTTTAACACCAATTGGTAAAACTGCATATATTAATGAGGAAAGATGGAACTACACATCAACAAACTTTATGAAGTACTACGATGAATTCCCTGAAACAAGTAATGTGAACACTGAAAAGAAATTAATAAATGATATGGCAGGTATAATGCTTGATCAAATGCCTATGATACCACTTGTATACTCTGCAGACTGGTACGAATACGTAAATAGGACAATAGGCGGGTTCCCGAATCAGAATAATGGATACTGGATACCAATGCCATGGTACCCTGGACCAATGGAAGTTGTGTTAATGCACCTTTACGTAAAGAACAGCATAAAGAAATCAAATAATTATCTACCTTATGAGGTACTTGGAGCCATAGTTGTTATTATAATAATAGGTGCGGTTGCATCATTATATCTAAGAAAGAAGAGAAACAATGATAGATGAGAGGATATAATAATGATACCTGTTAAATATATTTTAAAAAAAGCAATTATTTTTCTTATAGTTCTTTTTGGAGCCATTACACTTAACTTTTTTATACCAAGAATGATACCTGGAGATCCAGCTGAGATTGTCTATCTTGATATAATAAAGGAGGGCGGTGGATCAATCAATCCAATTTATATACACCAGCTTGAAGCCGAGTACGGAATATCAAATTCACCAATATATGTACAGTATATTCAATATTTAAATGATCTTGCACATGGCAATCTTGGTGTTTCAATAGCCTTTTTTCCTGAACCTGTATCATATATACTTGAACAGGCTCTTCCTTGGACGCTATTTCTTGTAATATCGTCAATGGCAATATCATTCTTTGTCGGAAACAGGCTTGGAAGATATGCGGGCATAAACAGAAATACCGCAAAGGATCTTGTTATAGATCTTTTCTCAATGCTTATGGCGTCATTTCCAGCTTTTGTTCTTGCATTTATAATACTGGATATATTCTCTGTTGGATTGAAGCTATTTCCAATAGCCGGAGCATACTCAACAAGTACAAACATCGGTTTTAATGTTCCATTTATAATAAGTGCAATATATCATTCAGTATTGCCCGTTATGACAATAGTTTTAACTTCTATAGGTGGATGGGTTCTTGGCATGAGAAACAATATAATACCAAATGTTAACAGTGATTTTATAAATTTTGCCGAGAACCTTGGGCTTAGAAAGGATCAGATAAATGCAATAGCCTATAGAAATGCAATAATTCCAAACCTAACAGGCTTTGCCATGTCCGTGGGACTCTCCGTTAGCGGTGTTATAATAGAAGAATCGATATTTTCTTATCCCGGAGTTGGTATGTACATGATAACTGCAATAGACAATCTCGATTATCCACTGATCCAGGGAATATTTCTTATGGTGATAATAGCAGTGCTTTTTGGCAACCTTATAGTTGACATACTATATGGTTTTCTCGATCCAAGAATAAAACAGGAGGGTGAATAATGAGCATAGCGCACAAAAACGAAAGGCGACGAGCATTAGCCTTTAATACAGGTAATGCTCTAAAACCAGTAAAAATATTGCTTAACAATAGCAAGGCAAAGGCCGGTTTTATACTATTAATAGGCCTAATAGTATTTGCAATACTTGGCCAGTTTTTTACGCCTTATAATCCTGAAAAGTATGAATTTGCCAGATCAATGCCACCATCATATGCCCATATACTTGGAACCACAGCATACGGTCAGGATGTTTTCTCACAGCTTTTTTATGGTGCTGCCCCAACATTAATGGTTGGCTTTACAGTTGGAATACTTGGAACATTAATATCAGTATTTGTTGGAATAGCTGCCGGTTTTGCGTCTGAAAGGGTAAATAATGCCATAACAGCAGTTATAAACATATTTTTAATAATACCAGGGGTACTTTTAATAATGCTCTTTGGATCGTACTTCCTTGGTATACATGAATCTCTAGGCTATATACCAACAGTATTAATACTTGTAATAACAGGCTGGGCATTTGGTGCGAGAACATTTAGATCTGTAACATTATCTGTTTCAAAAAGGGATTTTATAATTTCATCAATATTAATAGGTGAAAACAGGTTCAGTATAATATTCAGACAGATTATAAGGGCAATTTTTCCTGTTATCGTATCAAATTTTTTCTTCACGGCAATGTATGGAACTATGGGGTTAACATTTGTTGAGTATCTTGGCGTTGGTAATTTACTCCAGGTAAACTGGGGAACAATGCTTTACTGGGCAATAAACAATGAGGCTTATTTAACAGGTATGTGGTGGTGGATACTTCCCCCCAGCATAATGATATCAATTCTCATGTTTTCATTTATATTACTGAACTTTGGCCTTGATGAGATATCCAATCCAGCTCTTAGAAGATTTTCAAAGGTTAAGGGTGTTGATGATGATTCTAAAAACTGAAAACGTTTCAAAATCATTTAATGTTAGATCCGGAATAATAAAAGGAGGTATTATAAACGCATTAAACAATGTAAACATTGAGCTAAATGAGAGAGAAATAATAGGAATTGTTGGTGCAAGCGGTAGTGGAAAGAGCACACTTGCAAAGGTGCTTGTCCTGCTTTACAGACCAACAGCAGGCAAAATATTTTACATGGATGATGATGTGACCGGCTATCATGGAAAGAGATTAAAGATGTACAGGCGCAAAATACAGATGGTATTTCAGGATCCTTATGCATCGCTGGATCCAAATCATACGGTTGCATGGCATATAGAAAGACCATTAAAGATTACTGGCTATAATAGAAACATACATGAAAGGATAGGTGAACTTCTTGATATGGTTACACTATCACCCTCAGACTATTTTATGGACAAATTCCCGCATCAACTCTCCGGCGGACAGAGGCAGCGCGTTTATCTTGCCAGGGTGCTGGCGCTTGAGCCACAGGTACTTATAGCAGATGAACCTGTATCAATGCTGGACATATCAGTAAGAATAGGTATATTAAATCTTTTAAAGGAGATACGTGATAACCTTGGCATAAGTATAATATATATAACCCATGATCTGAACACTGTAAGCATGATAACAGAGAGGATATATGTGATGCACAATGGCTTCATTGTTGAGCATGGTGCAACAGATAGAATAATATCAAACCCATACGATTCGTACACAAAGCGCTTAATAGAGGCTGCGCCAAATCCATACAGGAGGATAGAATAAATGGCAGCAATACTTAACGTCAGGAACATAAGTGCTGGTTATTACTGGGAGGGCGGGTTCACAAGGATACTCGAAAACCTAAATTTTGATGTTGAAAAGGGTATTATACTTGGCATAGCTGGGGAATCCGGTTCTGGAAAGAGCACACTGGCCTCTGTTCTGTATGGCTCTCTTAAATATCCAGGCAAAATTATATCAGGAAGCGTCATGTTTGATGGTGTAGATATACTAAAATTAAAACAATTAGAGCTGAGACGCATCAGAGGGGCAAGATATTCATTTATACCACAGGCAGCAATGAATGCATTAAATCCTGTTAAAAGGATTAAGTTCCAGTTCTATGATCTGTTTATGGCACACAACCTTGATAAGAGCGAATACGATAAGAGAATGCTGGATGCAATAGAACTTGTCAGGCTTAATGAGAATGTTCTTTATAGCTATCCACACGAACTTTCTGGTGGAATGAGGCAAAGGGTTGTTATATCCATGGCACTTGCATTATCGCCTGAACTTGTGCTGCTTGATGAACCGACAACAGGGCTTGACGTGCTTGTGGAGCATGACATATTATCAGATATAAAAAGAATACAGCGCAGCCTTGGCATAACAATGATTTTTATATCACATGACCTTTCTATACTGTTTCAGATATCAGATGAAATGATGATGATGTATGGCGGTGAGATAGTTGAATATGGATCATACAAAGACCTGCTTTATGAAACTGCACATCCATACACATACCTGCTTAAAAACAGCATACCGGTAATTGGAAAAAACATCGACAGAAATCTTTTAATAAAGGGTACGCCTATGAACTTTTCTAATAAAAATCCAGGTTGTTATTTTCTTGAAAGGTGCATCTTTGCGGATGATGAGTGTAAATTAAAACATCCAGAGCTACAGGGTTCTAATCATATGTATAGATGCTCAAGATACCCTATGTGGAAGGACATGTGATAAAAAGATTTAAATATTAAATAAAGTTCCAATTAAAAATGTCAGATGATGATTTATTCGGGGGCCTCGCAAAATTTGGTCTGTCAAATTATGAGATAAAGGTTTACAAAACACTTCTTCTTAAGGGTCCAAATACACCAACAGGTACTGTAAAAATAGCTGGGATACCACAACCAAGGATATATGATCTATTTTCATCACTTCAGGAAAAGGGCTTTGTTGATACAGTTACCGGGAAAAAGCATCTTTACAGGGCAGTTCCAGTTTCCATAGTACTGCGCCGTCAGGTGGCATGGATGGACAATTATGTTAACAGCCTTGAAGAATATGTTGAGAAATACCGTGAAACAGAGGATGTAAAAGAACCCTACATCTGGTTTGTTAAGGGAAACAAAAACGTTGAGGATAGAATGAAATCCATGTTTTATTCTGCAAGGGATGAAATTATCTTATCATTATCAAAACAATCATTTTTAAACATGTCTGGTTTTATATCAAGGACCATAAAGAAAGGCATAACGATAGCACTTGTTCTATTCTCAGATTCAAGCGCTGATGTAATAGAAAAGGTGCCGAAGGGTACAATATTGAAAATAAGAGATCAAAAGCCCTTGGAAATGATGATGGTGGACAGGTCATATATATTATCAAATCTTAAAAGCGGAGTTGAGAATTCTGATTATTCAATATATCTTGAGGAGGACCAGCTAATGCACGTTTTAAGCTATTATTTTTTATATAATATATGGCAGCCCTCAGAGTATAGATACTATCCTGATAATGGTGGTTTTTATTATAGATTTACAACGATATGGCTTGCATGTGATGTTATTGATTATTATCTTAGATTAGGAATTAAAGTTAAGGGCCAGCTTTCAGGCATATATAAAAATAACAGAATAAACATCACAGGAATAATAAAAAGAGTTGAAAGAATTAACGGTGTTAAGCAAAGTTTTTTTATTGAATCCAGTAATGGTAATTTCTCTGTTGGTGGAAAATCTGCAATACTAGAGGATGTAAAAATGCTGGATCTTGAGATATCAAGACTTTAAAAAATACTATGCAAATAGTAAGATGCAAAGATATTAATAAACAAAAAAATTTAAAAATAATGGTTGATAAAAACTTTAAATTTGGTTTTTCTGAATGCGGTTTTCAGTTCGAGATGGGCCTGTCAAATCCGGATATGAATTCAGACTGGTACATATGGTCAAACGATAAGAGAAATATAGCTGAGCATTATGTTTCAGGTGATCTGCCACAGAATGGTGTTGCATACTGGGATTTATATGAAAAGGATCATGACATAGCATCTTCTCTTGGCATGAATGCAGCAAGGCTGGGTATAGAATGGTCCAGAATATTTCCAGAATCAACAGAATCTGTTGACATAGACGTTGAATATAATGGTGATGATATAGTAAGTACTGAAATTAGCATTGATACAGTAAAGGAATTGGAAAAACTTGCAAATAATGATGCAGTTAAGCACTATAGGGAGATGTTTGGTGACTTTAAGTCCAGGGGAAAATTTCTTATAATAAATCTTTACCACTGGACAATACCATCATGGCTCAATGACCCCTCAAAGCAAGATTACAGCGGAAGAAGGGCTATTGGGGGATGCTTTAACAATAAAATAATAGTAGAATTTGCAAAGTATGCTGGTTATATATCATATAAATTTAATGATCTCGCCGACAGATGGTCAACAATGAATGAGCCAAACATGGTTTATGAAGGTTGTTCAATAGATCATTCAAATAATGGCATATCAAAAAGAAAGAAAAAATTTGCAGAGGGTCATGCAAGGGCATACGATGCAATAAAAACATTTTCAAAGAAACCTGTTGGTGTAATATTTGCAAACGGCGATATACAATCGCTAAATAATGATCTTGAACTTGAAGAAGATGTTAAGTTCTTCAGGAGGTATTCTTTCTTTGATTCAATAATAAGGGGAGATCTTTCATGGTACAGAGAATTTGCAGGAGATGATGGATCAGAAAAAAGGCATGACATGGTTAATAAAGTTGACTGGCTTGGTCTAAACTACTATAGCAGGGATGTCGTTTCCAGAAATAATGGGAGCTGGGAAATGGTAAAGGGATATGGCCATTACTGCGGGGATATGGAAAAATCCCGGGATGGCAGGTCTGTAAGTGATACTGGCTGGGAGATATATCAAGACGGAATATATAATATAATAAAAGATTACTGGAAAAGATATAAAATACCTATAACAATAACCGAAAATGGTATAGCCGATTCCAATGATCGTTACAGATCAATGTACATAATATCACACTTTGGAAATATAGAGAGGGCAATTGAGGATGGTGCCAAGGTTGATGGCTATTATCACTGGGCATTAACAGACAATTATGAATGGGCCAGCGGGTTTTCAAAAAAATTTGGACTTGTGGTGGTTGATATGAAAACAAAGGAGAGACATGTAAGGCCCAGTGCACTCATATACCGTGAAATAATAGAAAACAGTGGTGTACCGGATAAATTTAGATGGATAATAGATGAAAAAATCTAATTAATAAATTTCAAATTTTAGAGTTATTTTAATATATGTTAAATCGATTAACATCAAGGGCGGAGATTGCCGAGCCAGGACAAAGGCGATGGATTCAGGGTCCATTTCCGCAGGGATTCGGGGGTTCAAATCCCCCTCTCCGCATTTTAATTTATTTATAGTATTAAATGGAAAATTTCTATATTTTACAAGGTAAAATGATCTTAAACACATTTAATATATCATATGTTTATTACGTTTTATGAGGGCAATATTAATAAGACATGGCGAGAGTGATATAAACATCGCAGGCTTACTATCACATGATATTGATAATAACAAACTAACAGAAAGAGGAATAAAACAGGTTGAAAGAACTGCAGAACAATTAATTGGTCTTAAAATAGACAGGATCGTTTCAAGCCCTGTTAAAAGGGCAGCCCAAACAGCTGATATCATAGGAAAAATAATAAATGTAAACGTTGTTTATGATGACAGATTAAAAGAAATAGACCTTGGAAGTGCAAACAATCACCATGTAAGTGAATACAGGGATGAACTGTATCCGAATGCGCATATTCACGGTGATTTAAGAAATGATCTTGGATTTGAGCCATGGGATCATCTAATAAAAAGGATGATCGATTCTTTATTAAGTTATGACGGGAACAATATATTTGTATCGCATTCAGATCCCATAAGGGCAGCCGCCTCATATTACCTTAATATTGATGAGCCATGCAGCTTCGGTATAGACATAAAAAATGCGTCAATGACCGTTATAGATATAGATAATAAAAAACTCCTGTGCCTTGGTGCAATATACCTTGATGATGGTATAAAAAAGATGTTTTCATAAATATTTATAATATTCCAGGGCCTTTTTATAATCATCCATTGTATTTACATTAAAGAAGCCGGGATCATCCATGTTTATATCAAGGTATTTTTCGAAGGCCATCCTGTTGAATATTGATACCCCGGTAAAATTATTTTTAATCTTCATGTTTATTATATCGTAATTATTGTTATTCATTGAAATGAATTTAACAATTAATCCAATATTAAAAATGATATCTGCCGGCATTACAAGCAAAGGAAATCTATCTATTCTTTTCAGAGATAAAAGAAGGTCGCCTGAATAATCACCAGAGCCCTGTATGTAATTTAAATCAAAAAGATTCAATAAGAATTCTGTGTTTTTAGATATACAGATATAAATACTGTCCGATATCGATCTTATTAATGATATTTCACGCTCTATTATCGATGAGCCGAAAAAATCAAGAAGCATCTTTTTTTTGTTTAACCTTGAGCCAAGGCCTCCGGCCATGATTAAACATGCGATCTTATTCGATGATTGTCCCATTGCAGGTCCCATTGTATAATATATTTATGTATTCATCTATTTTTAAGCCGTTAATAACGAAGATCTTTATACCTGATCTTTTTGCTATGCTCAGTGATGTTATATCCATGAAAACGTTTGATCCTGCACCTATAGAGCTATCAATTGAGAGCTTTATTGCATCATCGTAGTTCATTCTATCAATCTTTTTTGCATTTCTGTTTTTCCTTGGGTCCTCTGTATAAACGCCGTCCACGGAAGTGCCATTTATCATAACATCGGCATTTATCCTTTCTGCAAAAAGCATCGCAACAGTATCTGTTGTATGCCCTGGCTCAGTTCCGCCCATAACAACGTATCGATAATCATGCATCATCTCTGCGGCGTCGTTTACCGTTGTCGGTATCTTTGAATTTACATCGTCTAAAAATGTGGTCATTGCCAGTGCATTTATCCTTGTAGCGTTAATTCCTATTTCATCCAAAATATTATCATTTACGTTGTATTTTCTAAGGTCTGATATGTATGTTCTGGCCAGCTTTCCGCCGCCGACAACAATACCGAAGCCATCGTAGCCCTTTATATTTCCAAGCATCCTTGAGAATTCCTCCATGAATTCAAGATTTAATTTTTCCATTGATATTATTGATCCGCCAAGCGAAATTACAACCCTCTTCATCCTTGGATTAAGGTTAAATATTATTATAAAATTTTCCATATATGGAAAGCGAGGATTATAAAAGATATGAATTCAAAAAGGCCCTTGAGGAATTAAAGGATCTTCACGGCAGGGGCACTGAACTAATATCACTTTACATACCGCCTGACAAGCAGATATCAGATGTGGTGCAATATTTAAGGGAAGAATATTCAACATCATCAAATATAAAATCAAAGTCAACAAGGAAGAATGTGCTTGCAGCAATAGAATCAATAATGTCAAGGTTAAAGTATTATAAGCAGCCTCCTGAAACCGGGCTTGTGTTCTTCGTAGGTCACATAGCAACACGAGGTGATCAAACAGAGATGTACACAAAGATCATAGAACCGCCTGAACCGATACAAACATTCATGTATAAATGTGATTCAAATTTCCATCTTGAGCAGCTTGAATCACAGTTAAAGGAGAAGGATATATACGGTCTAATAGTAATAGATAGAAAGGAGGCCACGGTTGGATTTTTAAAGGGTACCAGAATTGAGGTCGTGGATTATGAACAGTCGCTGGTACCGAGCAAGCATCACCAGGGAGGGCAGTCATCACGAAGGTTCGAGCGTTTAATAGAAATAGCCGCAAATGATTTCTTTAAAAAGATAGGTGAAATAGCAAACAATGCATTTATGCCATTAATAAAGGACATAAATGCAGTCTTCATAGGCGGTCCTGGGGCAACAAAGGAGTACTTTCTTGAAAAGGATTATTTAAGAAATGAGATAAAGCAGAAGGTAAAGGATCTTTTTGATATTGGATACACGGACGAATCTGGACTCAGGGAGCTTGTTGAGAAGGCCTCTGAATCAATAAAGGATATGAAGATATCAAGGGAGAAGGATATAATAAACAGATTTCTAAGGGAGATAAAAAAGCCTGAGGGCGGCCTTGGGGTTTACGGTGAGGATGCAATAATAAATGCCCTGAAGAGCAAGAACCTTGATCTTTTAATAATATCAGACACGTTAAAGAAACGAAGGTATACATACAAATGCCCTGTTTGCAATGATACAAAAACATTCACAGAAAAGCCAAGGGAGACGCCTTTATGTGATAAGGATAATTCAGAAATGGAGCTTGTTGATGAGGATGACCTTGTTGAGGATCTTTACAAACTCGCTGATGAGGCGGGCACAAACGTTGTTTTTGTCTCAGAGGACAGCGATGAGGGCAGGTTAATAAAAACGGCATTTGGTGGCCTTGCCGGAATAATGAGGTATGTTCCTGCAATAGCGCCGTAATTTTTAATTTATATCATTTTCTTTAAAATATTATATTTAAATGCATTTCATTTATCATGATAGAGAATTATAATGATATAGCAATAACAGATACAAGAAGGAAAATACTAAATATTATAGATAAAACACTTATTGCAATGGATCCTGAAAATGCAATAAAAAATTTTATTGAAAAAAATAATATAAAATTTGATTCAAAAAGAATATTTTTAATAGGCTTTGGCAAGGCTGCATTTAAAATGTACTCCGGTATAAGACCTTTTATATTGAAGGATCTTGTTTACGCATCAATAATAGTTCCTGATGATGAAAAAACAAATGATTACAATGAATTAAGGATACTTAGGGGCACACATCCTTTCACGGGCGATCTCTCCGTTTCATCGAGCATTTCAATGCTCTCCGGGCTGAAAAATTTAAATGAAAATGATCTTGTGATAGTTTTAATATCCGGTGGAGGATCATCACTCTTTGAGATTCCAGAGGATGGTATAAACATAGATGATATAAAAAACATATCAAAAACCATGATGGATAAGGGCTGCGATATCTATGAATTAAACATGGTTAGATCCATGCTTTCAAAGGTTAAGGGTGGAAAGCTTGCAACGATGCTTTATCCTGCCAGGGTTATATCATTTATAATATCAGATGTAAAAAATGATGACCTTTCAATAATAGCATCCGGGCCTTTAACAAGGATTGATTATAGGATTGAAGATCTAATGGAAACAATAAAAAAGTACCTTGGCAATGATGAAAGGATTAAAATGTACAGGAACATTGATGATATATACTTTAACAATGTAAAACAGTATATAATATTAAAAAACAGGGATTTTCTGGATTATATCTATTCGAACATAAATGATGATGCCGTAAACCTTGGAAGCAACTTTTCAGGAAACGTTGAGGATCTATCATTGATTCTGCATAATATATTAAAAAATATATATTCATCAAAGAGGAAACCATTTTATTTCATGCTAGGTGGTGAGACAACGGTCGATGTAAAGGGCCATGGTTCAGGTGGCAGAAACCAGGAGCTTGTCCTAAGGTTTATGAAGAACTCATCAAACAGCGAGGTTTACACAATAGCAAGCTTCGGCACGGACGGCATCGATGGGGTCAGCCCTGCTGCAGGGGGCATCGTTGATTCAGATCATAAAATTGATAATATAAATGAATATTTAAATAGAAACGATAGCTATAATTTATTAATAAAGAACCATGGTGCAATAATAACAGGAAGAACAGGAAATAACGTTTCTGATATAATCATTGGTCTTTATTATAATAAATAGAATCGATATTATCTATTTTGCTTCTTATGCATTTGTTTTTGGCTATTATTTCATAAAAATCTTTGATATTGCCATGTGAATTTATGCATTCACCAAGGGCATCAGCAAAGATCTGATTATTCTTTGAATACTCTATTATAACATTTTTTTCATTATCGTTTAATTTATTATATAAATAAAAGACCTCTATTGCAAGGGCCCTTGATATGTTTGGAAACATTTTTAATTCATTTAAAACATCAATATTGATGCCGAATTTATTTATAACGGATGATGCTATTTCATTATAGCTTTTTTTATACATCATATTATAAATAAGTTCCCTTACGGTCATTGTTTATGATAATTATAATATAAATATAAAATGTTCTCATTTCCCAAGAAAAAAGTTAATATCTGTTCTTATAATTTTAAAATAAGATGGTATTATGCCAAACAATGAAAATGAAAAAAAGATTTTAAGGGTAGAGATGGATTATTCGTACCTTTATAAAAAAGATGTCGAGGAGACATATGAAAAATTATTAAATTACTGGAAAAATTTCCTTAAGCCGCATATAACAAAAAAGCTTTCGGACCCAAGATGGAAAAGGCCGAAATGGCTTATAAACAGCAGCTTCGTTGCAGGTGAGAAGCTGGAAAATGGGAACCTTACAAACTATGAGCTTGACAGGATATTTGACACGTTCCTTGAATGGTATTCGCCTAGGTACATAGACGAGAGCATCTTCTCAATGAAGGACTTCTTTGGAAAACCAGACATGGTTAATCTCTGGTACATAAAAAAGCTGTGGAATGTTTAAATTATTTTTAGATTATCATGATACATATTTTTCAGGCAGTTTAAGGTTTCTATATCAAGCTTTCCAAGAAGGATAAAGTTTTCATTTCCTATAGATATGTTTGATATGCCATTTTTTTCCTTTAAAACTATTTTTTCATTTTTTATTTCCATTTCTGATTTTTCAACGCCTTTTGACAGAATTTTTTTATTATATTCATCAGAGAAGTATTCTATAATCTCGTTTATTTTGCTGTAAAGCTCCTCGGGCATTAATGGGTCCATTGCTGTTGGAACGTCCATTGACATTATAACCTTATCATATTTTTCAGGTTTTAGTTTTTCCTCTATGTATTTTCCACTAAAGACCCTGTAAAATGCAATCTTATTGTTATCAAATGATAGACGGTATATGCCACCATTACCAAGGGGGATCTTCCATAACTTATCTATAGAACATACCATTTTTGGTTATCATAATATTGATTATAAACCTTGGGCAACTCTTATTTATAATAAATGGTTCTTAGATTATGTACAGGGTATTAGTAACCGAGAAAATACCATTTACAGATTATTATAAAGATATAGATTTTATTTACAAACCCGAAAACATGGATTCACATCAATGGCTAATGGAATCGATAAATGATGCTGATGGAATATTAATAACGCT
This window contains:
- a CDS encoding ABC transporter ATP-binding protein, which gives rise to MAAILNVRNISAGYYWEGGFTRILENLNFDVEKGIILGIAGESGSGKSTLASVLYGSLKYPGKIISGSVMFDGVDILKLKQLELRRIRGARYSFIPQAAMNALNPVKRIKFQFYDLFMAHNLDKSEYDKRMLDAIELVRLNENVLYSYPHELSGGMRQRVVISMALALSPELVLLDEPTTGLDVLVEHDILSDIKRIQRSLGITMIFISHDLSILFQISDEMMMMYGGEIVEYGSYKDLLYETAHPYTYLLKNSIPVIGKNIDRNLLIKGTPMNFSNKNPGCYFLERCIFADDECKLKHPELQGSNHMYRCSRYPMWKDM
- a CDS encoding ABC transporter permease — its product is MSIAHKNERRRALAFNTGNALKPVKILLNNSKAKAGFILLIGLIVFAILGQFFTPYNPEKYEFARSMPPSYAHILGTTAYGQDVFSQLFYGAAPTLMVGFTVGILGTLISVFVGIAAGFASERVNNAITAVINIFLIIPGVLLIMLFGSYFLGIHESLGYIPTVLILVITGWAFGARTFRSVTLSVSKRDFIISSILIGENRFSIIFRQIIRAIFPVIVSNFFFTAMYGTMGLTFVEYLGVGNLLQVNWGTMLYWAINNEAYLTGMWWWILPPSIMISILMFSFILLNFGLDEISNPALRRFSKVKGVDDDSKN
- a CDS encoding ABC transporter substrate-binding protein, which codes for MKNGMFSIAMAIAVAIIIASSGLVTVAATGSYFTPANTGSNENGTLYISPGPTPAFVDNFNPFNMWSEPSGIMSLFYEPLLQINTYNGTTIPWLATSYEWSNNNTLLTLNLRHNVHFSDGIPFNSSDVVFTFNLQKKLFGEWGNINNIYAVNQYTVNFNFSKPDTQCLFYLGSDFMLPEKLWQNVSDPASKIITNPVGTGPYVLSSFSGQKIVLTANKNYWMSGEPKIKRIVYVDYTSNSALTLAMAQGKVDWTSVFAPNITTLFVSKDPKYNHYYFPPGQPVTLITNDAVYPFNLSYFRQAISLSINRTEICQVGEYGYEKPANAANILAQQMFWLNSTNAKMAEYLSEYNPSAAIKLLEKHGFTLKSGRLYNPNGTEIPALTIMSVAGYTDWDTDISIIASELSAIGLKVNIETPTSSVVASDIATGNFEMAQDTVTGIGPNPWYDYSGLVGSLTPIGKTAYINEERWNYTSTNFMKYYDEFPETSNVNTEKKLINDMAGIMLDQMPMIPLVYSADWYEYVNRTIGGFPNQNNGYWIPMPWYPGPMEVVLMHLYVKNSIKKSNNYLPYEVLGAIVVIIIIGAVASLYLRKKRNNDR
- a CDS encoding ABC transporter permease, producing the protein MIPVKYILKKAIIFLIVLFGAITLNFFIPRMIPGDPAEIVYLDIIKEGGGSINPIYIHQLEAEYGISNSPIYVQYIQYLNDLAHGNLGVSIAFFPEPVSYILEQALPWTLFLVISSMAISFFVGNRLGRYAGINRNTAKDLVIDLFSMLMASFPAFVLAFIILDIFSVGLKLFPIAGAYSTSTNIGFNVPFIISAIYHSVLPVMTIVLTSIGGWVLGMRNNIIPNVNSDFINFAENLGLRKDQINAIAYRNAIIPNLTGFAMSVGLSVSGVIIEESIFSYPGVGMYMITAIDNLDYPLIQGIFLMVIIAVLFGNLIVDILYGFLDPRIKQEGE
- a CDS encoding ABC transporter ATP-binding protein, producing MILKTENVSKSFNVRSGIIKGGIINALNNVNIELNEREIIGIVGASGSGKSTLAKVLVLLYRPTAGKIFYMDDDVTGYHGKRLKMYRRKIQMVFQDPYASLDPNHTVAWHIERPLKITGYNRNIHERIGELLDMVTLSPSDYFMDKFPHQLSGGQRQRVYLARVLALEPQVLIADEPVSMLDISVRIGILNLLKEIRDNLGISIIYITHDLNTVSMITERIYVMHNGFIVEHGATDRIISNPYDSYTKRLIEAAPNPYRRIE
- a CDS encoding TrmB family transcriptional regulator, whose protein sequence is MSDDDLFGGLAKFGLSNYEIKVYKTLLLKGPNTPTGTVKIAGIPQPRIYDLFSSLQEKGFVDTVTGKKHLYRAVPVSIVLRRQVAWMDNYVNSLEEYVEKYRETEDVKEPYIWFVKGNKNVEDRMKSMFYSARDEIILSLSKQSFLNMSGFISRTIKKGITIALVLFSDSSADVIEKVPKGTILKIRDQKPLEMMMVDRSYILSNLKSGVENSDYSIYLEEDQLMHVLSYYFLYNIWQPSEYRYYPDNGGFYYRFTTIWLACDVIDYYLRLGIKVKGQLSGIYKNNRINITGIIKRVERINGVKQSFFIESSNGNFSVGGKSAILEDVKMLDLEISRL